Proteins from one Periplaneta americana isolate PAMFEO1 chromosome 6, P.americana_PAMFEO1_priV1, whole genome shotgun sequence genomic window:
- the LOC138701743 gene encoding uncharacterized protein → MKLFTAVAFISVMACILEISEGGLRNYVLLPTRLSDVTCNKDYIEISKLKVQKFNKTMSVVKGTFILKKDFPETSNCSVMSYQNVGGGKYGKGPVDLTPTKCCDFFENDKTIWPAVLKATNVPIKCPLKKGTYELKNFDINVANLPDTLPPPNEWMMELTATMEDKSVLFSIQGYGEIKRSVNPLGR, encoded by the exons ATGAAGCTTTTCACTGCAGTTGCGTTCATAAGCGTAATGGCTTGCATACTCGAAATATCGGAAGGTGGTTTG CGTAATTATGTCCTACTACCAACGAGACTAAGCGACGTGACATGCAATAAAGATTATATTGAGATCAGTAAACTGAAAGTTCAGAAGTTCAACAAAACAATGTCTGTGGTTAAAGGCACATTTATATTGAAGAAAGACTTCCCAGAGACTTCAAAT TGTTCTGTAATGAGCTACCAGAACGTCGGCGGAGGAAAGTATGGCAAAGGGCCTGTGGATTTAACGCCGACGAAATGTTGcgatttttttgaaaatgacaAAACTATTTGGCCTGCTGTACTCAAAGCAACAAACGTACCTATTAAATGTCCATTAAAGAAG GGTACATACGAGTTGAAAAATTTTGACATAAATGTTGCCAACCTGCCAGATACTCTTCCACCTCCCAACGAATGGATGATGGAATTAACAGCCACTATGGAAGATAAATCGGTGCTTTTCAGCATCCAAGGTTATGGAGAAATAAAACGATCTGTAAACCCACTTGGTCGCTAG